In Chloroflexota bacterium, the following are encoded in one genomic region:
- the accC gene encoding acetyl-CoA carboxylase biotin carboxylase subunit: MFRKVLIANRGEIAVRIIRACEERGLRTVAVYSEADRHALHVRRANEAYCIGPAPASESYLRIDRILEVARRSGAEAIHPGYGFLAENPAFARACADAGVTFVGPPPEAIAAMGDKVAARRRMREAGIPVVPGTEDELSDRELIAAADDLGYPVMVKATAGGGGKGMRLVRRPEDLPSALESARREAKAAFGDDRIYLEKVIESARHVEIQILADTHGNVIHLGERECSIQRRHQKLIEEAPSIAVDAELRQRMGAVAVQAARAVGYVNAGTIEFLLDREGNFYFLEMNTRLQVEHPVTEMVTGVDIVKEQLAIASGRRMRYRQEDIVPKGWAIECRITAEDPYNGFLPSTGRVVMLQEPTGPGVRVESGIYEGFEVTFHYDPMIAKLIVWGETRAEAILRMRRALREYRIGGIQTSIPFHQKIMDHTEFLWGTFDTEFLERRMGGRLVARPDIEEWERIAAIAATLVAHERGRRAIILSRARNGNRSPWKQAARIEALRR, from the coding sequence ATGTTCCGTAAAGTTCTGATCGCGAATCGCGGCGAGATCGCCGTTCGTATTATCCGTGCCTGTGAAGAGCGAGGGTTGCGAACCGTCGCCGTGTATTCGGAGGCGGACCGCCACGCGCTGCACGTGCGTCGCGCCAATGAGGCCTACTGCATCGGCCCGGCGCCGGCCTCGGAGAGCTATCTGCGCATCGATCGCATCCTGGAAGTCGCGCGGCGCTCCGGCGCGGAGGCGATCCACCCCGGATATGGCTTCCTGGCCGAGAATCCAGCCTTCGCCCGGGCGTGCGCGGACGCCGGGGTGACCTTTGTGGGGCCGCCGCCGGAGGCCATCGCCGCGATGGGGGATAAGGTGGCGGCGCGAAGGCGGATGCGGGAGGCCGGGATCCCGGTGGTCCCGGGCACCGAGGACGAGTTGTCGGATCGGGAGCTGATCGCGGCGGCCGACGACCTGGGGTACCCCGTGATGGTCAAGGCGACCGCCGGCGGGGGCGGCAAGGGGATGCGCCTGGTCCGCCGGCCGGAGGATCTCCCCAGCGCCCTGGAGAGCGCGCGTCGGGAGGCGAAGGCCGCGTTCGGCGACGATCGCATCTACCTGGAGAAGGTGATCGAGAGCGCCCGGCACGTGGAGATCCAGATCCTGGCGGACACCCACGGCAATGTGATCCACCTGGGCGAGCGCGAGTGCTCCATCCAACGTCGCCATCAGAAGCTGATCGAGGAGGCTCCCTCCATCGCCGTGGATGCCGAGCTGCGACAGCGCATGGGGGCCGTGGCCGTCCAGGCCGCCCGCGCGGTGGGGTATGTCAACGCCGGGACCATCGAGTTCCTGTTGGACCGGGAGGGCAATTTCTACTTCCTGGAGATGAACACCCGGTTACAGGTGGAGCATCCCGTCACGGAGATGGTGACCGGCGTGGACATCGTCAAGGAACAGCTGGCCATCGCGTCGGGGCGCCGTATGCGGTATCGGCAGGAGGATATCGTCCCGAAGGGGTGGGCCATCGAGTGCCGCATCACGGCGGAGGACCCGTACAACGGCTTCCTGCCGTCCACGGGGCGCGTTGTGATGCTGCAGGAGCCGACGGGGCCGGGCGTGCGCGTCGAGAGCGGCATTTATGAGGGGTTTGAGGTCACCTTCCATTACGATCCCATGATCGCCAAGCTCATCGTGTGGGGGGAGACGCGGGCGGAGGCGATCCTGCGCATGCGCCGCGCGCTACGGGAATATCGGATCGGCGGGATCCAGACCTCGATCCCGTTCCACCAGAAGATCATGGATCACACCGAGTTCCTCTGGGGCACCTTCGACACGGAGTTCCTGGAGCGGCGCATGGGAGGCCGATTGGTGGCGCGCCCGGACATCGAGGAGTGGGAGCGCATTGCCGCCATCGCGGCTACATTGGTGGCCCACGAGCGCGGCCGCCGGGCGATCATCCTGAGCCGCGCCCGGAACGGCAACCGCTCGCCCTGGAAGCAGGCGGCTCGCATTGAGGCGTTGCGACGATGA
- a CDS encoding acetyl-CoA carboxylase biotin carboxyl carrier protein subunit produces MQRIEASQLYSLLVDHVSHEVAVEEAGHCFRVMLHGELFEVRVEDERTRRLTRAGHQLPPFGGEIPVRAPIPGMVTRVLVEQGQKVSAGQAVVLLEAMKMENEIRAPREGTVARVAVEPGQTVEQGHLLVTIH; encoded by the coding sequence ATGCAGCGCATTGAGGCCTCGCAGCTTTACTCCCTCCTGGTGGATCACGTCTCTCACGAGGTTGCCGTGGAGGAGGCCGGGCACTGCTTCCGGGTCATGTTGCATGGGGAGCTGTTCGAGGTCCGGGTGGAGGACGAGCGGACACGGCGGCTGACTCGCGCCGGGCATCAGTTGCCGCCGTTTGGCGGCGAGATCCCGGTTCGGGCTCCCATCCCCGGCATGGTCACCCGCGTTTTGGTAGAGCAGGGGCAGAAGGTGTCCGCCGGGCAGGCGGTGGTCCTGCTGGAGGCCATGAAGATGGAGAATGAGATCCGGGCCCCGCGGGAGGGAACGGTCGCGCGCGTGGCGGTGGAGCCGGGTCAGACCGTGGAGCAGGGCCATCTGCTGGTGACGATCCACTGA